The following proteins are encoded in a genomic region of Oreochromis aureus strain Israel breed Guangdong linkage group 8, ZZ_aureus, whole genome shotgun sequence:
- the slc38a10 gene encoding putative sodium-coupled neutral amino acid transporter 10 isoform X2 produces the protein MTASNSGLIMNVVNSIVGVSVLTMPFCFKQCGIVLGTILLFFCSWMTHKSCMFLVHTASSTKRRTYAGLAFHAYGKPGKALVETSMIGLMLGTCIAFYVVIADLGSNFFAQLLGLQVTGSFRVVLLIAVSLFIVLPLSLQRNMMATLQSFSAMALMFYTLFMFTIVLSSLRYGIISGSWVERVHLWRFKGVIQCLPIIATTFCCHPQVLPTYDSLDEPSVNRMSTIFTSSLNVVTIFYITVGFFGYVSFTDNIAGNVLMNFPSNLVTEMIRVGFMMSVAVGFPMMILPCRQAINTMLFEQQQKDGTFAAGGYMPPLRFKMITLCIVFGTMLGGILIPNVETILGLTGATMGSLICFICPALIYRKIQKNSIIAQLVLFVGLGILLISTFTTLSISASSPSPRIQPPPPAPGKNSQQELPDISELHDKPANKKPVEIEKPDNLPVEVVQPAERDPGEPPQIKGPVDLSKEKKDEEVQLDRPDAGVAVPEGEAHRHEPPIPHDKVMVDRRKNIAELKDGNNQPVAPAEGGEEKPLRGNEQDFENALKVENKDDKIDEKPAKEEDLGGGEVLSNELVDKPVAEPGKKLDVAPLKEGENLNVVKEPLADNAGVVANQAAEANQDAVAQVHKVGKAADAADKAPPAEGEHRPAGEEAAAAEGKDAADDKMDVIKKLVAEGQLDHAVLLQVIKEQQEQQKRLLDQQEKLLAVIEEQHKEIHQKQPAGGAAEGDGEKVIQGQPEMMEGGAAKPKESGLEQSKEGAGAPQDGGNEAHALAQDQAQVEDKGAEANPAKVAVPAAYKEDANVALARESHKESEVGARGVPLGKQKLEPVAQNDHAAQLQEEEAIEKLKKEVVGKEDQGKEQLEREIKEKLAREEELERERSERERIEKEVQARLEKERLEMERKEKERLEKERIEKERQEMVAKQELEREKIEKEVQERLVKERLEREIKENLIREQELEKEKALKEKLARDKAAKERYEQELQKANNEILEKAKKEAALQEAQERLLQLQQAIEAQNAGKAAQGAERVDGEALKKGGRDLKENAAAQPEPGEGEEDGEVHPQGSHEKVRKQGEIDLKRRRRSLGEARGPLEDTEASRGVPGLEPLLELGGPDLHAALEGQLLAGARLHTRQIKQASEDEEAK, from the exons ATGACGGCGTCCAACTCGGGCCTCATCATGAACGTGGTGAACAGCATCGTTGGAGTCAGTGTGCTCACCATGCCTTTCTGCTTCAAACAG TGTGGGATAGTGCTGGGAACTATCCTGCTGTTCTTCTGTTCGTGGATGACCCACAAGTCTTGTATGTTTCTGGTCCACACGGCCAGCAGCACCAAACGAAGGACCTATGCTGGACTGG CCTTCCACGCTTACGGGAAACCAGGAAAAGCACTGGTGGAAACGAG CATGATCGGTTTGATGTTGGGGACCTGTATTGCCTTCTATGTTGTCATTGCTGATTTGGGCTCAAATTTCTTTGCTCAGCTGTTGGGTTTACAG GTGACCGGCAGCTTTCGCGTGGTGTTGCTGATTGCAGTGTCGCTGTTCATCGTACTCCCTCTGAGTCTGCAAAGGAACATGATGGCCACTCTGCAGTCCTTCTCAGCTATGGCGTTGATGTTCTACACCCTCTTCATGTTCACG ATAGTGTTGTCGTCTCTGCGCTACGGCATAATCTCGGGCTCCTGGGTGGAGCGAGTTCACCTGTGGCGCTTCAAGGGGGTCATTCAGTGCCTGCCTATTATCGCCACAACCTTCTGCTGTCACCC GCAAGTGCTACCAACCTACGACAGCCTCGATGAGCCGTCTGTTAACCGCATGAGCACCATTTTCACTTCATCTCTCAACGTTGTTACCATCTTCTACATCACA GTGGGTTTCTTTGGATACGTCAGCTTTACAGATAACATCGCAGGGAACGTGCTGATGAACTTTCCATCCAATCTGGTGACAGAGATGATACGCGTTGGGTTTATGATGTCTGTAGCTGTTGGATTTCCCATGATGATCCTGCCCTGCCGCCAGGCCATCAACACCATGCTTTTTGAGCAGCAA CAGAAGGATGGGACATTTGCTGCTGGGGGTTACATGCCTCCGCTGCGCTTCAAGATGATCACCCTGTGCATTGTGTTTGGCACTATGCTGGGGGGCATTCTCATCCCCAACG TGGAAACTATTCTGGGGCTGACTGGAGCCACCATGGGCAGCCTCATCTGCTTCATTTGTCCTGCTCTCATCTACAGAAAGATCCAAAAGAACAGCATCATTGCTCAG CTGGTGCTTTTTGTTGGTCTGGGCATCCTGCTGATCAGCACCTTTACCACTCTCTCAATTTCGGCCAGTAGCCCCAGTCCAAGGATCcaacctcctcctcctgcaccTGGCAAGAACAGCCAGCAAGAACTACCAGACATCTCTGAACTGCATG ACAAACCCGCAAACAAGAAGCCAGTGGAGATAGAAAAGCCTGACAATCTACCTGTGGAGGTGGTGCAGCCTGCGGAGCGGGACCCAGGTGAGCCCCCCCAGATTAAAGGACCAGTTGATCTATCGAAGGAGAAGAAGGACGAGGAGGTGCAGTTGGATCGTCCTGATGCGG GTGTGGCAGTGCCAGAGGGAGAGGCCCATCGTCATGAACCACCTATTCCTCATGACAAAGTCATGGTAGACAGAAGAAAGAACATTGCAGAGCTGAAAGATGGAAACAATCAACCTGTTGCTCCTGCAGAAGGTGGTGAAGAAAAACCTCTAAGGGGCAACGAGCAAGATTTCGAGAATGCTTTGAAGGTGGAAAACAAAGATGACAAGATTGatgaaaaacctgcaaaagaagaGGATCTGGGTGGAGGTGAGGTCTTGTCGAACGAACTGGTTGATAAGCCTGTTGCAGAACCAGGCAAAAAGTTGGATGTTGCCCCATTAAAGGAGGGGGAGAATCTCAATGTTGTTAAAGAGCCCCTCGCAGATAATGCAGGTGTAGTGgccaatcaggctgcagaagcCAATCAGGATGCGGTAGCCCAAGTCCATAAAGTGGGCAAAGCTGCAGATGCTGCAGACAAAG CGCCACCTGCTGAAGGAGAGCATCGCCCTGCTGGAGAAGAGGCTGCGGCTGCAGAAGGCAAAGATGCAGCAGATGACAAGATGGACG TGATAAAAAAGCTGGTTGCAG AGGGTCAGCTGGACCACGCTGTgcttctgcaggtcattaaggagcaacaagaacaacagaaaaggCTTCTGGACCAACAGGAAAAACTATTGGCTGTCATAGAAGAACAACACAAGGAAATCCACCAGAAACAACCTGCTG gGGGTGCTGCTGAAGGCGATGGTGAGAAAGTCATCCAAGGACAACCAGAGATGATGGAAGGTGGAGCAGCAAAACCTAAGGAGTCTGGACTGGAGCAGTCCAAGGAGGGAGCTGGAGCTCCACAGGATGGTGGAAATGAGGCTCATGCTCTGGCCCAGGATCAAGCTCAGGTTGAAGATAAAGGTGCTGAAGCTAACCCTGCAAAAGTAGCCGTACCAGCAGCTTACAAGGAGGATGCAAATGTTGCACTCGCAAGAGAATCACATAAGGAAAGTGAGGTTGGGGCGAGGGGAGTGCCTTTGGGAAAGCAAAAACTTGAACCTGTGGCTCAGAATGATCATGCAGCCCAGTTACAAGAAGAAGAGGCAATTGAAAAACTTAAGAAAGAAGTGGTAGGCAAAGAAGATCAAGGAAAAGAACAGCTGGAGAGGGAAATAAAGGAAAAGCTCGCCAGAGAAGAGGAGTTGGAGAGGGAAAgatcagagagagaaaggatAGAGAAAGAAGTTCAGGCAAGATTAGAAAAAGAACGGCTAGaaatggagagaaaagaaaaggaaaggttGGAGAAAGAAAGGATAGAAAAGGAAAGACAGGAAATGGTGGCCAAACAAGAGTTGGAGAGGGAGAAGATAGAGAAAGAAGTTCAAGAAAGGCTGGTGAAAGAACGACTGGAAAGGGAAATAAAAGAGAATCTGATCAGAGAGCAAGAgcttgagaaagaaaaagcattaaaagagaaacttgCACGCGACAAAGCTGCAAAAGAGCGATATGAGCAGGAGCTGCAGAAAGCTAACAATGAAATACTTGAGAAAGCAAAGAAAGAGGCGGCATTGCAGGAGGCTCAGGAGAGGCTGCTTCAGCTGCAGCAGGCCATAGAAGCTCAAAATGCTGGAAAAGCTGCACAGGGGGCCGAGAGAGTTGATGGTGAGGCTTTGAAGAAAGGAGGACGAGACCTCAAAGAGAACGCTGCTGCTCAGCCAGAACCCGGAGAAGGGGAGGAAGATGGCGAGGTTCACCCCCAGGGCTCCCACGAGAAGGTTAGGAAGCAGGGAGAGATAGATCTGAAGCGGAGGCGTAGGTCACTCGGAGAGGCTAGAGGGCCCCTGGAGGACACTGAGGCGTCCAGGGGGGTTCCAGGGTTGGAGCCTCTGCTGGAGCTGGGGGGGCCAGATCTGCACGCAGCCCTTGAGGGGCAGCTACTGGCTGGGGCAAGGCTACACACACGGCAGATTAAACAGGCCTCAGAGGATGAAGAAGctaaataa
- the slc38a10 gene encoding putative sodium-coupled neutral amino acid transporter 10 isoform X1, which yields MTASNSGLIMNVVNSIVGVSVLTMPFCFKQCGIVLGTILLFFCSWMTHKSCMFLVHTASSTKRRTYAGLAFHAYGKPGKALVETSMIGLMLGTCIAFYVVIADLGSNFFAQLLGLQVTGSFRVVLLIAVSLFIVLPLSLQRNMMATLQSFSAMALMFYTLFMFTMVLSSFKHGLLSGWWLGHINMVRWEGVFRCLPICGMAFACQSQVLPTYDSLDEPSVNRMSTIFTSSLNVVTIFYITVGFFGYVSFTDNIAGNVLMNFPSNLVTEMIRVGFMMSVAVGFPMMILPCRQAINTMLFEQQQKDGTFAAGGYMPPLRFKMITLCIVFGTMLGGILIPNVETILGLTGATMGSLICFICPALIYRKIQKNSIIAQLVLFVGLGILLISTFTTLSISASSPSPRIQPPPPAPGKNSQQELPDISELHDKPANKKPVEIEKPDNLPVEVVQPAERDPGEPPQIKGPVDLSKEKKDEEVQLDRPDAGVAVPEGEAHRHEPPIPHDKVMVDRRKNIAELKDGNNQPVAPAEGGEEKPLRGNEQDFENALKVENKDDKIDEKPAKEEDLGGGEVLSNELVDKPVAEPGKKLDVAPLKEGENLNVVKEPLADNAGVVANQAAEANQDAVAQVHKVGKAADAADKAPPAEGEHRPAGEEAAAAEGKDAADDKMDVIKKLVAEGQLDHAVLLQVIKEQQEQQKRLLDQQEKLLAVIEEQHKEIHQKQPAGGAAEGDGEKVIQGQPEMMEGGAAKPKESGLEQSKEGAGAPQDGGNEAHALAQDQAQVEDKGAEANPAKVAVPAAYKEDANVALARESHKESEVGARGVPLGKQKLEPVAQNDHAAQLQEEEAIEKLKKEVVGKEDQGKEQLEREIKEKLAREEELERERSERERIEKEVQARLEKERLEMERKEKERLEKERIEKERQEMVAKQELEREKIEKEVQERLVKERLEREIKENLIREQELEKEKALKEKLARDKAAKERYEQELQKANNEILEKAKKEAALQEAQERLLQLQQAIEAQNAGKAAQGAERVDGEALKKGGRDLKENAAAQPEPGEGEEDGEVHPQGSHEKVRKQGEIDLKRRRRSLGEARGPLEDTEASRGVPGLEPLLELGGPDLHAALEGQLLAGARLHTRQIKQASEDEEAK from the exons ATGACGGCGTCCAACTCGGGCCTCATCATGAACGTGGTGAACAGCATCGTTGGAGTCAGTGTGCTCACCATGCCTTTCTGCTTCAAACAG TGTGGGATAGTGCTGGGAACTATCCTGCTGTTCTTCTGTTCGTGGATGACCCACAAGTCTTGTATGTTTCTGGTCCACACGGCCAGCAGCACCAAACGAAGGACCTATGCTGGACTGG CCTTCCACGCTTACGGGAAACCAGGAAAAGCACTGGTGGAAACGAG CATGATCGGTTTGATGTTGGGGACCTGTATTGCCTTCTATGTTGTCATTGCTGATTTGGGCTCAAATTTCTTTGCTCAGCTGTTGGGTTTACAG GTGACCGGCAGCTTTCGCGTGGTGTTGCTGATTGCAGTGTCGCTGTTCATCGTACTCCCTCTGAGTCTGCAAAGGAACATGATGGCCACTCTGCAGTCCTTCTCAGCTATGGCGTTGATGTTCTACACCCTCTTCATGTTCACG ATGGTGCTGTCCTCGTTCAAACATGGGCTGCTCAGCGGCTGGTGGCTAGGGCACATCAATATGGTGCGCTGGGAGGGTGTGTTTCGCTGTCTCCCCATCTGTGGGATGGCCTTCGCCTGCCAGTC GCAAGTGCTACCAACCTACGACAGCCTCGATGAGCCGTCTGTTAACCGCATGAGCACCATTTTCACTTCATCTCTCAACGTTGTTACCATCTTCTACATCACA GTGGGTTTCTTTGGATACGTCAGCTTTACAGATAACATCGCAGGGAACGTGCTGATGAACTTTCCATCCAATCTGGTGACAGAGATGATACGCGTTGGGTTTATGATGTCTGTAGCTGTTGGATTTCCCATGATGATCCTGCCCTGCCGCCAGGCCATCAACACCATGCTTTTTGAGCAGCAA CAGAAGGATGGGACATTTGCTGCTGGGGGTTACATGCCTCCGCTGCGCTTCAAGATGATCACCCTGTGCATTGTGTTTGGCACTATGCTGGGGGGCATTCTCATCCCCAACG TGGAAACTATTCTGGGGCTGACTGGAGCCACCATGGGCAGCCTCATCTGCTTCATTTGTCCTGCTCTCATCTACAGAAAGATCCAAAAGAACAGCATCATTGCTCAG CTGGTGCTTTTTGTTGGTCTGGGCATCCTGCTGATCAGCACCTTTACCACTCTCTCAATTTCGGCCAGTAGCCCCAGTCCAAGGATCcaacctcctcctcctgcaccTGGCAAGAACAGCCAGCAAGAACTACCAGACATCTCTGAACTGCATG ACAAACCCGCAAACAAGAAGCCAGTGGAGATAGAAAAGCCTGACAATCTACCTGTGGAGGTGGTGCAGCCTGCGGAGCGGGACCCAGGTGAGCCCCCCCAGATTAAAGGACCAGTTGATCTATCGAAGGAGAAGAAGGACGAGGAGGTGCAGTTGGATCGTCCTGATGCGG GTGTGGCAGTGCCAGAGGGAGAGGCCCATCGTCATGAACCACCTATTCCTCATGACAAAGTCATGGTAGACAGAAGAAAGAACATTGCAGAGCTGAAAGATGGAAACAATCAACCTGTTGCTCCTGCAGAAGGTGGTGAAGAAAAACCTCTAAGGGGCAACGAGCAAGATTTCGAGAATGCTTTGAAGGTGGAAAACAAAGATGACAAGATTGatgaaaaacctgcaaaagaagaGGATCTGGGTGGAGGTGAGGTCTTGTCGAACGAACTGGTTGATAAGCCTGTTGCAGAACCAGGCAAAAAGTTGGATGTTGCCCCATTAAAGGAGGGGGAGAATCTCAATGTTGTTAAAGAGCCCCTCGCAGATAATGCAGGTGTAGTGgccaatcaggctgcagaagcCAATCAGGATGCGGTAGCCCAAGTCCATAAAGTGGGCAAAGCTGCAGATGCTGCAGACAAAG CGCCACCTGCTGAAGGAGAGCATCGCCCTGCTGGAGAAGAGGCTGCGGCTGCAGAAGGCAAAGATGCAGCAGATGACAAGATGGACG TGATAAAAAAGCTGGTTGCAG AGGGTCAGCTGGACCACGCTGTgcttctgcaggtcattaaggagcaacaagaacaacagaaaaggCTTCTGGACCAACAGGAAAAACTATTGGCTGTCATAGAAGAACAACACAAGGAAATCCACCAGAAACAACCTGCTG gGGGTGCTGCTGAAGGCGATGGTGAGAAAGTCATCCAAGGACAACCAGAGATGATGGAAGGTGGAGCAGCAAAACCTAAGGAGTCTGGACTGGAGCAGTCCAAGGAGGGAGCTGGAGCTCCACAGGATGGTGGAAATGAGGCTCATGCTCTGGCCCAGGATCAAGCTCAGGTTGAAGATAAAGGTGCTGAAGCTAACCCTGCAAAAGTAGCCGTACCAGCAGCTTACAAGGAGGATGCAAATGTTGCACTCGCAAGAGAATCACATAAGGAAAGTGAGGTTGGGGCGAGGGGAGTGCCTTTGGGAAAGCAAAAACTTGAACCTGTGGCTCAGAATGATCATGCAGCCCAGTTACAAGAAGAAGAGGCAATTGAAAAACTTAAGAAAGAAGTGGTAGGCAAAGAAGATCAAGGAAAAGAACAGCTGGAGAGGGAAATAAAGGAAAAGCTCGCCAGAGAAGAGGAGTTGGAGAGGGAAAgatcagagagagaaaggatAGAGAAAGAAGTTCAGGCAAGATTAGAAAAAGAACGGCTAGaaatggagagaaaagaaaaggaaaggttGGAGAAAGAAAGGATAGAAAAGGAAAGACAGGAAATGGTGGCCAAACAAGAGTTGGAGAGGGAGAAGATAGAGAAAGAAGTTCAAGAAAGGCTGGTGAAAGAACGACTGGAAAGGGAAATAAAAGAGAATCTGATCAGAGAGCAAGAgcttgagaaagaaaaagcattaaaagagaaacttgCACGCGACAAAGCTGCAAAAGAGCGATATGAGCAGGAGCTGCAGAAAGCTAACAATGAAATACTTGAGAAAGCAAAGAAAGAGGCGGCATTGCAGGAGGCTCAGGAGAGGCTGCTTCAGCTGCAGCAGGCCATAGAAGCTCAAAATGCTGGAAAAGCTGCACAGGGGGCCGAGAGAGTTGATGGTGAGGCTTTGAAGAAAGGAGGACGAGACCTCAAAGAGAACGCTGCTGCTCAGCCAGAACCCGGAGAAGGGGAGGAAGATGGCGAGGTTCACCCCCAGGGCTCCCACGAGAAGGTTAGGAAGCAGGGAGAGATAGATCTGAAGCGGAGGCGTAGGTCACTCGGAGAGGCTAGAGGGCCCCTGGAGGACACTGAGGCGTCCAGGGGGGTTCCAGGGTTGGAGCCTCTGCTGGAGCTGGGGGGGCCAGATCTGCACGCAGCCCTTGAGGGGCAGCTACTGGCTGGGGCAAGGCTACACACACGGCAGATTAAACAGGCCTCAGAGGATGAAGAAGctaaataa
- the slc38a10 gene encoding putative sodium-coupled neutral amino acid transporter 10 isoform X4, with the protein MSTIFTSSLNVVTIFYITVGFFGYVSFTDNIAGNVLMNFPSNLVTEMIRVGFMMSVAVGFPMMILPCRQAINTMLFEQQQKDGTFAAGGYMPPLRFKMITLCIVFGTMLGGILIPNVETILGLTGATMGSLICFICPALIYRKIQKNSIIAQLVLFVGLGILLISTFTTLSISASSPSPRIQPPPPAPGKNSQQELPDISELHDKPANKKPVEIEKPDNLPVEVVQPAERDPGEPPQIKGPVDLSKEKKDEEVQLDRPDAGVAVPEGEAHRHEPPIPHDKVMVDRRKNIAELKDGNNQPVAPAEGGEEKPLRGNEQDFENALKVENKDDKIDEKPAKEEDLGGGEVLSNELVDKPVAEPGKKLDVAPLKEGENLNVVKEPLADNAGVVANQAAEANQDAVAQVHKVGKAADAADKAPPAEGEHRPAGEEAAAAEGKDAADDKMDVIKKLVAEGQLDHAVLLQVIKEQQEQQKRLLDQQEKLLAVIEEQHKEIHQKQPAGGAAEGDGEKVIQGQPEMMEGGAAKPKESGLEQSKEGAGAPQDGGNEAHALAQDQAQVEDKGAEANPAKVAVPAAYKEDANVALARESHKESEVGARGVPLGKQKLEPVAQNDHAAQLQEEEAIEKLKKEVVGKEDQGKEQLEREIKEKLAREEELERERSERERIEKEVQARLEKERLEMERKEKERLEKERIEKERQEMVAKQELEREKIEKEVQERLVKERLEREIKENLIREQELEKEKALKEKLARDKAAKERYEQELQKANNEILEKAKKEAALQEAQERLLQLQQAIEAQNAGKAAQGAERVDGEALKKGGRDLKENAAAQPEPGEGEEDGEVHPQGSHEKVRKQGEIDLKRRRRSLGEARGPLEDTEASRGVPGLEPLLELGGPDLHAALEGQLLAGARLHTRQIKQASEDEEAK; encoded by the exons ATGAGCACCATTTTCACTTCATCTCTCAACGTTGTTACCATCTTCTACATCACA GTGGGTTTCTTTGGATACGTCAGCTTTACAGATAACATCGCAGGGAACGTGCTGATGAACTTTCCATCCAATCTGGTGACAGAGATGATACGCGTTGGGTTTATGATGTCTGTAGCTGTTGGATTTCCCATGATGATCCTGCCCTGCCGCCAGGCCATCAACACCATGCTTTTTGAGCAGCAA CAGAAGGATGGGACATTTGCTGCTGGGGGTTACATGCCTCCGCTGCGCTTCAAGATGATCACCCTGTGCATTGTGTTTGGCACTATGCTGGGGGGCATTCTCATCCCCAACG TGGAAACTATTCTGGGGCTGACTGGAGCCACCATGGGCAGCCTCATCTGCTTCATTTGTCCTGCTCTCATCTACAGAAAGATCCAAAAGAACAGCATCATTGCTCAG CTGGTGCTTTTTGTTGGTCTGGGCATCCTGCTGATCAGCACCTTTACCACTCTCTCAATTTCGGCCAGTAGCCCCAGTCCAAGGATCcaacctcctcctcctgcaccTGGCAAGAACAGCCAGCAAGAACTACCAGACATCTCTGAACTGCATG ACAAACCCGCAAACAAGAAGCCAGTGGAGATAGAAAAGCCTGACAATCTACCTGTGGAGGTGGTGCAGCCTGCGGAGCGGGACCCAGGTGAGCCCCCCCAGATTAAAGGACCAGTTGATCTATCGAAGGAGAAGAAGGACGAGGAGGTGCAGTTGGATCGTCCTGATGCGG GTGTGGCAGTGCCAGAGGGAGAGGCCCATCGTCATGAACCACCTATTCCTCATGACAAAGTCATGGTAGACAGAAGAAAGAACATTGCAGAGCTGAAAGATGGAAACAATCAACCTGTTGCTCCTGCAGAAGGTGGTGAAGAAAAACCTCTAAGGGGCAACGAGCAAGATTTCGAGAATGCTTTGAAGGTGGAAAACAAAGATGACAAGATTGatgaaaaacctgcaaaagaagaGGATCTGGGTGGAGGTGAGGTCTTGTCGAACGAACTGGTTGATAAGCCTGTTGCAGAACCAGGCAAAAAGTTGGATGTTGCCCCATTAAAGGAGGGGGAGAATCTCAATGTTGTTAAAGAGCCCCTCGCAGATAATGCAGGTGTAGTGgccaatcaggctgcagaagcCAATCAGGATGCGGTAGCCCAAGTCCATAAAGTGGGCAAAGCTGCAGATGCTGCAGACAAAG CGCCACCTGCTGAAGGAGAGCATCGCCCTGCTGGAGAAGAGGCTGCGGCTGCAGAAGGCAAAGATGCAGCAGATGACAAGATGGACG TGATAAAAAAGCTGGTTGCAG AGGGTCAGCTGGACCACGCTGTgcttctgcaggtcattaaggagcaacaagaacaacagaaaaggCTTCTGGACCAACAGGAAAAACTATTGGCTGTCATAGAAGAACAACACAAGGAAATCCACCAGAAACAACCTGCTG gGGGTGCTGCTGAAGGCGATGGTGAGAAAGTCATCCAAGGACAACCAGAGATGATGGAAGGTGGAGCAGCAAAACCTAAGGAGTCTGGACTGGAGCAGTCCAAGGAGGGAGCTGGAGCTCCACAGGATGGTGGAAATGAGGCTCATGCTCTGGCCCAGGATCAAGCTCAGGTTGAAGATAAAGGTGCTGAAGCTAACCCTGCAAAAGTAGCCGTACCAGCAGCTTACAAGGAGGATGCAAATGTTGCACTCGCAAGAGAATCACATAAGGAAAGTGAGGTTGGGGCGAGGGGAGTGCCTTTGGGAAAGCAAAAACTTGAACCTGTGGCTCAGAATGATCATGCAGCCCAGTTACAAGAAGAAGAGGCAATTGAAAAACTTAAGAAAGAAGTGGTAGGCAAAGAAGATCAAGGAAAAGAACAGCTGGAGAGGGAAATAAAGGAAAAGCTCGCCAGAGAAGAGGAGTTGGAGAGGGAAAgatcagagagagaaaggatAGAGAAAGAAGTTCAGGCAAGATTAGAAAAAGAACGGCTAGaaatggagagaaaagaaaaggaaaggttGGAGAAAGAAAGGATAGAAAAGGAAAGACAGGAAATGGTGGCCAAACAAGAGTTGGAGAGGGAGAAGATAGAGAAAGAAGTTCAAGAAAGGCTGGTGAAAGAACGACTGGAAAGGGAAATAAAAGAGAATCTGATCAGAGAGCAAGAgcttgagaaagaaaaagcattaaaagagaaacttgCACGCGACAAAGCTGCAAAAGAGCGATATGAGCAGGAGCTGCAGAAAGCTAACAATGAAATACTTGAGAAAGCAAAGAAAGAGGCGGCATTGCAGGAGGCTCAGGAGAGGCTGCTTCAGCTGCAGCAGGCCATAGAAGCTCAAAATGCTGGAAAAGCTGCACAGGGGGCCGAGAGAGTTGATGGTGAGGCTTTGAAGAAAGGAGGACGAGACCTCAAAGAGAACGCTGCTGCTCAGCCAGAACCCGGAGAAGGGGAGGAAGATGGCGAGGTTCACCCCCAGGGCTCCCACGAGAAGGTTAGGAAGCAGGGAGAGATAGATCTGAAGCGGAGGCGTAGGTCACTCGGAGAGGCTAGAGGGCCCCTGGAGGACACTGAGGCGTCCAGGGGGGTTCCAGGGTTGGAGCCTCTGCTGGAGCTGGGGGGGCCAGATCTGCACGCAGCCCTTGAGGGGCAGCTACTGGCTGGGGCAAGGCTACACACACGGCAGATTAAACAGGCCTCAGAGGATGAAGAAGctaaataa